The following proteins come from a genomic window of Phycodurus eques isolate BA_2022a chromosome 9, UOR_Pequ_1.1, whole genome shotgun sequence:
- the srp72 gene encoding signal recognition particle subunit SRP72: protein MASGALSTAALWTEVNRCGQNGDYTRALKALPKILQANRDDVMALHCKIVCLIQKGTFKEALNVMNMQAKVLGSELVFEKAYCEYRLNRVESALKTIEGAPEQTDKLKELYGQVLYRLERYDECKSVYTDLIRNSQDEYEEERKTNLAAVVATMSQWEKTPLEDLGLPETTYELCYNTACMLIGRGQLTAAYKKLQQAEALCRRSLADDSDITEEDIESELAVIHSQMAYVMQLQGRTDESLQLYNQVIKLKPSDVGLLAVTANNIITINKDQNVFDSKKKVKLTNTEGVEYKLAKKQLQAIEFNKALLAMYTNQANECRKLASGLQSQNPGHPRPVLIQVAQLCREKQHSKAVELLQQFSEQHPESASAIKLTMAQLYLVQGHVTKACDVLRSIEEFKHKAGMVSALVSMYSHEEDIDGAIDVFRQTIQHYQSEQPGSTAHLALMREAANFKLKYGRKKEAICDLEQLWTQNPKDIHTLAQLISAYSLVDTDKAKSLSKHLPSADTMSFKVDVDELENSHGATYVRKKAAKVTGENLPKEEGQRDLKKKKKKKKAKLPKNCDPKSTPDPERWLPMKERAYYRGKKKGKKKEQIGKGTQGATAGASSELDASKTASSPPTSPRPGSASCSAPTNVIPPRQQKPASSGATRKKAQQKKKKGGKGGW, encoded by the exons ATGGCGAGCGGGGCGCTATCCACGGCGGCGCTCTGGACCGAAGTGAACCGCTGCGGACAGAATGGAGACTACACGAGAGCCTTGAAAGCTCTTCCTAAAA TTTTGCAAGCAAACAGGGATGATGTGATGGCCCTTCACTGTAAAATAGTGTGCCTTATCCAGAAGGGCACCTTTAAGGAGGCTTTGAATGTCATGAACATGCAGGCCAAGGTCCTTGGCAG tGAGCTTGTGTTCGAGAAAGCATACTGCGAGTATCGCTTGAACAGAGTGGAGAGCGCTCTGAAGACCATCGAAGGTGCACCCGAACAGACGGACAAGCTGAAGGAGCTCTACGGCCAAGTG TTGTATAGACTGGAGCGCTACGACGAGTGCAAGTCTGTCTACACAGATCTGATCAGGAACTCCCAGGACGAGTACGAAGAGGAGCGCAAGACCAACCTCGCTGCTGTTGTGGCCACTATGAGCCAGTGGGAGAAGACGCCGTTG GAAGATTTAGGCCTTCCCGAGACTACGTACGAGCTCTGCTACAACACCGCATGCATGCTGATTGGCCGAGGTCAGCTGACGGCAGCGTACAAAAAGCTTCAACAAGCTGAAG CGCTTTGCAGGAGGTCACTGGCTGATGATTCG GACATAACCGAGGAGGACATCGAGTCAGAGCTGGCCGTCATCCATTCCCAGATGGCGTACGTGATGCAGTTGCAGGGTCGGACAGACGAGTCGCTCCAGCTTTACAACCAGGTCATCAAGCTCAA gCCTTCCGATGTGGGCCTGCTGGCTGTGACTGCCAACAACATCATTACAATAAACAAG GACCAAAACGTGTTTGACTCCAAGAAGAAGGTAAAGCTGACAAACACGGAAGGGGTCGAATACAAGCTGGCCAAAAAGCAGCTACAGGCCATCGAATTCAACAAAGCCCTGCTGGCCATGTACACTAACCAG GCCAACGAGTGCAGAAAGCTGGCTTCTGGCCTTCAGTCGCAGAACCCGGGTCACCCGCGACCCGTTCTGATCCAGGTGGCTCAACTGTGCAGGGAGAAGCAGCACAGCAAAGCAGTCGAGTTGCTCCAG CAATTTTCAGAACAACACCCAGAGAGTGCGTCGGCCATCAAACTGACAATGGCACAACTCTATTTAGTTCAAG GTCACGTCACAAAAGCCTGCGATGTCCTGAGGTCCATTGAAGAGTTCAAGCACAAAGCGGGCATG GTGTCCGCTCTGGTGTCCATGTATTCGCACGAAGAAGACATAGACGGGGCTATTGATGTTTTTCGACAAACTATTCAGCACTACCAGTCCGAACAG CCGGGATCCACGGCCCACTTGGCTCTGATGCGAGAAGCTGCCAATTTCAAACTGAAGTACGGGCGGAAAAAGGAAGCCATTTGTGATCTGGAGCAGCTGTGGAC GCAAAACCCGAAAGACATTCACACGCTGGCGCAACTCATCTCCGCCTACTCTCTGGTGGACACGGACAAAGCCAAATC CCTGAGCAAGCACCTCCCTTCGGCGGACACCATGTCCTTCAAGGTGGACGTGGACGAGCTGGAGAACTCGCACGGAGCCACGTACGTCAGGAAAAAGGCAGCCAAAGTCACCGGAGAAAACCTTCCCAAAGAAGAAGG ACAAAGGgatctgaagaagaagaagaaaaaaaagaaag CTAAACTACCGAAGAACTGCGACCCCAAATCCACCCCCGACCCAGAGAGGTGGCTGCCCATGAAGGAGCGCGCCTACTACCGAGGCAAGAAGAAGGGGAAGAAGAAGGAGCAGATCGGGAAAGGCACGCAGGGGGCCACGGCGGGAGcctcctcagagct CGATGCCAGCAAGACTGCCAGCAGCCCCCCGACGTCCCCTCGACCGGGGTCCGCGTCCTGCTCGGCGCCCACCAACGTGATCCCTCCGCGGCAGCAGAAACCCGCGTCCTCTGGGGCCACGCGCAAGAAGGcacaacagaagaagaaaaagggcgGCAAAGGAGGCTGGTAG